A region of the Silene latifolia isolate original U9 population chromosome 9, ASM4854445v1, whole genome shotgun sequence genome:
acaggccaccccggaaataggtgacaattacccAGACACaaaaacgtcagtttcaataataaatgaagtgtgacacgactcaagtgtgtgaatatgcaacatgactatgatatgaatgacatgcGATCAaataaccaccaccacggtatcgagacacgcccagacataccgacaaccacactggtaccgggacacgcccggacataccaacaaccacaaacaggcaccgggacacgcccagatgtaccgagtccggaagccaaccggatcccctgccagacgttgtgtctcaaccacacgagtccctcctttactcaatgtaacattccgtttgatgttatgagtattttggtagtgtatggagttagtgttgagagagatataatggagtggatacgatatcgtgagccatgttgtggaggtaggaatagttagtggagttggtgttacgagttcatgtttgggttggagttttgttttgagttcttagtcacgttgttgtgtcttgatcgagttagtatgtttgttttcatgtatgggtcgaacttcggggacgaagttctttttaaggagggaagactgtaatactctgtatttatgagtcttggggtactctatcgagtaggccttactctgtcgaataagggagttttgcgaaataaaatagtttctgacctgttgggtactcgatcgagtagccggtttacgggggctgttttgtcgggttttgttaataatgcgattaaagtataaaatgttgggaaatgtgtcctcaacaatagtgcgatcacatgatttaaatatcataattaaatctcaaattaagaatacgtgagggatgatctttatacagtcgactgaccgtcattaatcggtaatgattggctaactagagtttgacattactgtcgtgtgacggtggtggtcagttgatccctttaggtcacacctataggatgaggcccaaatagataattaattaattgtatgcgatacgaattaattaattccttaattgtgggagtgaaattttgcgtcttattttaatgtgattaaataagattaaatttagtaactaagtgttatattactaaattagttgaggtattaatataagttttgaggtagaggtaattagttatttaaagttacaagaagttgtaattttaactaactagtaattaagggacccattatatgttgatataatggtagtatactactcaaaaaatggagtgtatattatattattaattgtaatatttaagtgttaaatgattacattaataattaaatatgtaagattgttaaacataagacttataagcatttgtgggacaaatgacaaaaggcaaaaatggtccataaaagaccaatatttcggccaaatatgagatgagcaaagatgctcttttgtcttatgttgtTGTTAGTTAATGTGTGAAAGAGACACTACATACTAGCATTGcatactacatcttacacctaCATCCTACAATCTACCAATAGCAAAAACAAAGTGAataaaacaaagggaaaaagATTCCCTTGTAGCTAAAATGGCCACCGGTTTTTAGCACCATATATGGGCATTTTGGTTGATTATTTTTCACTTGCTTGTTTTGCTAGTTTAAGTTGTTTCTCTCTAaaattcctcacatgcaaaattcatTCAAACTCTCAACAAATACTAATATaccaaatctattactagaagtagtaatataagaatattagtattattaaggtaatatttctactatatatctagttaatattagtagagatttttgggtttcatcttgggtgcaatttattggagtggcttctaaacttggagtcttaggaggatcatccatcattataagctcaagaacaagtgaaggaaggtgaccttacttgtgcccaaattttcgaaccaactaacaatgtaaggaacattgtttttcttataaatctttcattttgttatgcatgcactagatctaaagaacaaataattaacaagttaattagttcactattagaggagtctaataataggtatatgaacctaacaagtggtatcagagcataaggatgttgcatgcataatcggttattgtttttccgagttaaaaggttaacatataaaacttaaaaatttgtgatttatgagtataagtcacgaaatcaccatgcatgttatatattctggtcctaaaatgtttttaggtcattgttatgatttatggaaatttattgctcattttaaggatttttggtcattttattacatttttatgactaaaatgggaattaaaatgctaaaaatagttaaatttcgtttctgaccttgaaaaatttatatgacctcacatgcatattttacaagttgtgtgtaaaaggacgagttaatttgattaattttgcatgatttatgatttttatgagataaaaatggattaaaagaggtaaaatggttaaaattagttaaatttcgaattaagccatgatctttaaatatgatgtcacatgcaagatttacagagagtatgtaaatttctagatttaaatatcttatttagcatgatttatgaatttttgagtaaaaatggcataaatagtgactattttagcaaaaattagctaaaacgtattgcatggctggagaaaattattttaagttgcataaatatcccactaatcagatctaaagttgtaaaaattattggtttaattttcgtatactttattcattttatgagataaaaacgataaaaatgcaactatattttctcaaaattgattcgaaaattttaaccatgttttttgacattatgagggtcatggaattattccagaatgttcaaaaatttaaaattcaaattttgaaacttttatgaattaatttggatttatttcatataaataatgattttaaggtcaaaaatgagcataaaattaaatcaagttgaattattgtcaaaaatttagtgatgactgatttttgagtcctaaaatgtgttaggataattaacttgagcttagatgtgatttaagtgttaattagtgattttaaaaggttattatcacgcatttccatgaaacccgGTTATATGTacaacataagttaaatagggcgatttggcacatgattttgcatgataggaacatattataatgctgcatatttcaattgttgaatgtcttttccttatataattttgaattatgtaattttaatcttagtatggccttagtttaatcaatgttacccgtaatgaaagggaatattgattcggttgtaatttaatgtgatctcgaatcacttttatttttatttcattagttttcattttacaaatgtataataggaatagctttgtatttttattattatttgtaattatggagcatcttcaagacggtgccattcggaaaggtgatccgacaaagacggtgtcttgggaggcgtgccatttgaagattcaagggaccaaaggagttggtttccgaatatgtaatagattatttgattttctatttttaggaaggccatactaggaattttatttattgctttgcatttcttttaatatgttgcatgcattgccaaatcgccataacaacacatgcatatcatatcgagttatcgaccgtgtcaattataattatcgtagttcaccgctttagttcacttaaaacgtgatagataataaattgacaagacctctcacatataataattgagataaagccttaccaaatagtagaaactcatgaagtaccaatttcgcaagggagttaatccggcttcaccgtaatacaaaccttgttacgttggcgaagtggggtagtaaaatgttattacatcgaaatttggattgagctcaacggaagtattgttgaccgtagtcgcatgtgttccgggctaaagatgagaattagagtaatttttatcgaccgagagttctaaaagtagaatcgattaaaaggttaatctaccgagttatattaataagggatgaatcggctcaccgtgcccaagttaatatgaatttggatctcggaatcatttatgtagttgggtggaggtcactatataaatgcattacttgtagttaaatttacgagtattattaaaacgatagatgtatATTAATTCcttatttcctattttgtagtcaaatttgttttaatcaactgcaatgacaactccaaacgcgtccgcatccactagttccaccccactttccaatgtgtcatggctccgatccttcatggatcgatgtaagttagaaaagaatgggtccaatttcgccgattgggatgcacaACTTCAATtagccgcgcaaggtgacgacaagcttcgttaccttaccgaggcatctcccaccgaaccaccTAATACTAGGTCCGCCGCTAGGCAATCCTATGAggattaccaaaaggagtcggccgcaatgaaaaatgtattgatctttgctatggaggccgaactccaacgaagtgctataaagattagcaccgctcatgagatctacatgaagcttgtgaacatgttttcacgagctcctagggtcattcaatatgaggcggcttccgcattctttgatcttaacatcaaagagggccaaaaggtgagtccacatgtgctcaagttgatagagcatgttgagaccttgaaatcacataaggtggaaattcccgatgaactcgtgattgatcgaattcttcattccctaagcaaaatcaaagcatatgttcaattccgggtgaattttaatatgcaagataagaaggtttcccttgatgagttgcacaaaatgcttgtgcaagccgaaagggacatggggctaagtgttagcaccaccaaagatgtgctcaatgttaatcaaaagagcaaaagaaccttcaagaaaagtgggaaaaagggaaagaagcgatCTCCCAACAGGAACtcagctaagacttatgaagcaagcacctccaagcccaagtacagtgccccctctggggacaagtgccactattgttgtggagttggacattggaagagaaactgttccaagtatcttggcgacatcaaagctggaaaggttactccagtaggtatatatgactatccctatcttttatgtttcaatctcaattagtatgtgatacaagttgtgatgattaccctttttattgtaaatagggccccctcctagcaaggacaaaggcaaggagaagcaagtctagaggatcacgagggaagctagagtagccgaccatggtgatgaatcaatggaagcttggcttttaaatttgctttgtctttaattttatgatgaatttcatgtttttagaactattttgatttcctcgtgtgacttggaaattggtttgtatcctttaaacacgggttgtattttggatattggtgatttggttttcaacccaaatcacttgttttattatgttgtttgttctaaaatcatcatcattaattacttgcatagagaaacattagataaacaactcaaattgatcaagtagacgattatgatgatgggatcattatatgtccataagttatgaatctgattctccttatgtctttgTTACTTAAGGTAACAATTTATTTACATAAGATCAATtctaaagttgtaatgagtttttgaattcatcaagtagggaattcacgataccaaatggacatattattctaattggatggtcaaccgtgagatacctagaatagagagtctattaaaccatattacatgaatcaaactaccatgtttgggatggccttttgaaggCTAATACATTATCTTGGATAAATCccaatactccgttaaatataaaTATGTTTGtgcctcacaaagctatctctcgagAAATTAGGTGTATTTCTGAgaaatagagtgggagtaaattgaatcgtcacaaacatctcctatagttgaaatgttactttgtgaaagtaattgaattatagagtgggagttggtattgaactattatctatgaagatagattGAGAGTATAGTTCAGtaggagtttatcgcacatgtctttattgtttaaaaatattactttgtgaaagtgatagtattatgaccaTGTTACATTTGAGCCGAACATGACCATGTTACAtttgagccgaagcattacaatccgaaaattgttactcgaaAGTAGATTCACTTAAAGGAAAGTGTCTCCATAAATTGAATAGAGCTTTTGAGTActtaaatgcataagatttacatgaagatgttgatcaagataaattgtgttaggaattgccgcattttattttaatgaagaatggcaaatttaaattcgcttttctaaaatgggaatttagagaaggaagtgttgaaaacacaaaatcttagatgaagatctaagaatcctgacATATTATgggtagctatcttaagtgatcacaagatggtcttaagctagcattaaaggattatacttttcgttcatgtgattatagtgaattgtttcattcacatgattgaagaatcatgatatacatgaagttaagtgggagctagaattgtttctccatgtcatatatgttgataacatattacttattgagaataatataccaatgatctcttctggtaagagtaattggaagacttggaaagggatgcaaagtattctagattttgaatctatgtgagagtaaattggcatagagttgagagtcttatgaagataagttctttcgtatctgtttaaaaTCAAccaagttgaatggcttattcataatgatgaaagtggaattactatgatggaatcatagtcgttcactgaacccattaaattgttgattacatgaaatcgattactaatgtttccgccattagaacgattatgtatgccaacagacgcacgtgctgtgatgtaccatatgctaggtgcatgataagtcaataataagttaattcatatgatgggcttgtgaaagccttaaagtacaattgatgacttgtacacatgtttggatgataaactaagttaaggtgttgaagggttgcacaaactttagtttccaagcttgaaaggatttgatgaaatcctaagctaatgttattgactaaggagtaagaaactcagaaaagtgttttagtttcacgcattgcaaattctacaaaaggaatctaagtaagttgtgataaaatggtcaacgtagggattaatggtgaatccctctacaaatgactttatcacaagttatgcgataacagtgggagcttctttcaagttaaagagctcaggtctagtgtgaagtctagacatatacttagagaaattcatgtcattaagagatgacattgaatggaaggaaatagcaattaattaagttggaatatatggatatcgggtatatccacttgccaagcttgtattgcattttaattagtgttaataatacactaaagattacagaatatgaagtagtaatagtgtattgactattcatatgtgataatcacatttatcgtttgagttttattaaaactcaCCTGCTactttgtcgtatccgaatgggttgtagagacaaattgaaccccattaaagtgaactggattgacatggtattcgcccctagttacttatatgaggtgacgtctcgaagtgagtagagtgtgatgcgattgatggcaagttcaagtgccatagagtcatatgggatgactagtcgatcacataggcgattgtatgggacaatcgtcgggcgatgaccgcttatagagttccggtaattcataaagcctggtcgtggcaagagctactatagtattcttatgagtcaattcttttgactagagactattcgcccaagttggcacaacttctgattagctttgatttatactctacgatttcgtaaatgaggtcaaactgggtatattttgggttatgatggactgtggctgaacgaagggaatagggcgataggaattgtccaccccttgtcggggttgtttgaaatctcaaggccactcgaggagtagtgaaccggaaatgcgtggccacgctcggaaggtatctatgatagataattccggtcggacgcttaatctccggatcgagaaaaccactcaagatatgatcaaatgtaaacgacctgcaagacaccttgcattgagtgggagattgtaataggacaagagaattggtgacgcacacttgtcgaggacaagtgggagattgttgggaaatgtgtcctcaacaatagtgcgatcacatgatttaaatatcataattaaatctcaaattaagaatacgtgagggatgattctttatacaatgatcgaccgtcattaatcggtaatgattggctaactagagtttgacattactgtcgtgtgacggtggtggtcagttgatccctttaggtcacacctataggatgaggcccaaatagataattaattaattgtatgcgatacgaattaattaattccttaattgtgggagtgaaattttgcgtcttattttaatgtgattaaataagattaaatttagtaactaagtgttatattactaaattagttgaggtattaatataagttttgaggtagaggtaattagttatttaaagttacaagaagttgtaattttaactaactagtaattaagggacccattatatgttgatataatggtagtatactactcaaaaagtggagtgtatattatattattaattgtaatatttaagtgttaaatgattacattaataattaaatatgtaagattgttaaacataagacttataagcatttgtgggacaaatgacaaaaggcaaaaatggtccataaaagaccaatatttcggccaaatatgagatgagcaaagatgctcttttgtcttatgttgtTGTTAGTTAATGTGTGAAAGAGACACTACATACTAGCATTGcatactacatcttacacctaCATCCTACAATCTACCAATAGCAAAAACAAAGTGAataaaacaaagggaaaaagATTCCCTTGTAGCTAAAATGGCCACCGGTTTTTAGCACCATATATGGGCATTTTGGTTGATTATTTTTCACTTGCTTGTTTTGCTAGTTTAAGTTGTTTCTCTCTAaaattcctcacatgcaaaattcatTCAAACTCTCAACAAATACTAATATaccaaatctattactagaagtagtaatataagaatattagtattattaaggtaatatttctactatatatctagttaatattagtagagatttttgggtttcatcttgggtgcaatttattggagtggcttctaaacttggagtcttaggaggatcatccatcattataagctcaagaacaagtgaaggaaggtgaccttacttgtgcccaaattttcgaaccaactaacaatgtaaggaacattgtttttcttataaatctttcattttgttatgcatgcactagatctaaagaacaaataattaacaagttaattagttcactattagaggagtctaataataggtatatgaacctaacataaaacacttccgtcattgttttcaaatcacttttccaaaacctaaatttctgtttaagagagaaagcaaacaagttcatcttcttaatagcattcttagcaattcccggagttcagatggtcagttcttgtcgttgtttataccgttgagttccttgcatcgagggtaagatctatgtaccctttttattgtctttcctttgatttggttaaaccctaattttgggattgggggtttttatgatttgttatggttagattgtgattatgtggttatgtgataggagaaggatttgtaaaggagaggttttgagacagctgctagatcgtctgatgattgtgttgctttccaggtaggatttgctactcagtattagtcccataatgggatgactgttgatgtgttaagattgattgtttgatatagtaattgtattgtgacagctgtgattgtgattgtacactgttgatagattcagacgattgttgatattgtgattgtgattggttgcctatggttctcgagatgcgttctcggctgagtggagtcacttgcgggagtggcttcacgccctagtttcgtccttcgcggaacccgccacggaaagggatgtgcacattaatggacagggttatcgctcactatatggagcggggatttggtgggtacggctgcggtcccccatcggcggtggcTGGTCCAAGTGGACatcgtgattgagatgattggagttggttggttgtgtatgtgtgatttAAGTCGTCCgcttatcttattgtgacatgtatattaattgtgtgattagtactgaccccgtttaaatgttttaaaaactgtggtgatccattcggggtggtgagcatttGCTTAAGCGGTATATCTTGATACGCATGGGATCTAgtcggggatggagtcatcacggaTCGAGTCTTTAGCCTTCTACCGTGTTTGTTAgacagttcctttcggttggtttatagtttgagaacagttgtattttgcttacagttggttttgtaatgtaatcacttaaacttatttaataaagtatgtttcttcattgtcttatgattatcatgcctcgggtaaccgagatggtggcatccttatacctgagtggtcctcgtaaggcacttggggtatgggggtgttacaaatggtatcagagcgacgatcctgaaacctgtaaccaatgaatctaatgaatctagggagtcaattaaaatgaacccggggtaaaggttgtaggagctaatgcaaaggcttgggagacgtcctaaagtcgcgaactcgccctacgattttgaaccggtcaccatgggatatgagtcgggatctctatgtgtttattttgtgaattgtgtaacaatatggtgatgtgtggcatgtatAAGGGTGATTTTGTATGCTGTTGGTTGAAATCATGTTGGATGATActtggtttaccatgttgattggaatagttggaaaagtatgtgagaatgacgaatgatgtggtggagaaaggaaatagtttatatgtgatgaataatgatgtgtaggatgaatgatttataatgaggcaAACCTAATACCCTGTGGatagggggtgtgataagatttgttttcatagttttgtttgcgtaaagctatatattaagttTGTATAATCgtctactatcgtatcatatgcgcttgttagctgaagtatgtgattgaactagatgaagtgattggaaaagatgaagtggcaatatcgtaaggatatgaatttcttgattatggaagtgtttatgtgatgaagtgtatttgtaatgttgttgtattagcaacatggaaataggatttgtagtgtaagggtgtggtttgtgtcatgaaaagttatgaaaattaaaaacatgcgggtaatacatgattgaaagttgaatgttatatgagcatgatagatggtaatgtttggcttttggtaagtagtaacatgaaaaatagaggttcaatgatatgtgttttgtataacaaattggatgaaaagcatgatggttatttataacgtggcacttgataacacgaagtagattattatgttgattgtatgaggagtcgcgcagatttgaatgcatagttgtaatcataatgttgaaataataatgaatgcatagtacgtgggggtatgtgagataacatgcgggtagtattcacgagtctacatgattcgatcgagtgggtatttgtcgttattttgaccagaatcgtgtttttgggcactcgatcgagtacctcgggcactcgatcgagtatggggtcactcgatcgagtagcctggctactcggtcgagtaagtcgagatcgaaggtccgtttgggttaagagtcggggcactcgatcgagcatgttgggcactcgatcgagtagcctcaactcgatcgagtaggttctggtactcgatcgagtggggtctgtgcaggtcatatgcgtgtttcgggtcatatgtttatttttttgacattcgttgcatattacgtttcatccaaaggtgttgtattacttctttatgcattgttttacgtatgtgttggtcctgaagcgtaagttacccaatcttatgatgtaaagagtggcacttatgatgaatacgagttcggtggggaggacatgagttatatgtgattatgatagatggtggaaaaagaaaaggaagattggtatagtttattgaggcatagagcacgttttgcgagacgggatgagtgatatgattgtgtgttgagtaatgtaaaagtaagagaatatgggcaagggatgatgtgagtataatgaacgtgagaataaaaagattaaaaagtaaggatgcggatagtggcagcttgagatgtgtaaagaattatggagggagatggttagaaatagagttgagtaaggatatatgtagtgaaagtgcgttttaaaggagttgagaagagtagtatatagtgaactttgtggaaacatgtcgcgaggtggatttgggaggtttggtttattaagagatgaaactactgtgtgatttccttgggcaattaatggtacaaaaaggaattctgatttctagagaggtacaaaggagatgcaattgttagaacagtgaacgttgattttatggataaactagaggcaagggtgattaatggcataataagataatatttatggtaagaaagagtgagatgatatcgatatgaaataatgggatttgagttttggagcaatgaaaagataatcggagcactaaagagttagatagaagtaataaggagctgagctattaatggtatttttgagtataacgagaaaagaaggataaaagtaagttgagaaaaaAGTTCACCgaagttatgtgac
Encoded here:
- the LOC141598322 gene encoding uncharacterized protein LOC141598322 encodes the protein MTTPNASASTSSTPLSNVSWLRSFMDRCKLEKNGSNFADWDAQLQLAAQGDDKLRYLTEASPTEPPNTRSAARQSYEDYQKESAAMKNVLIFAMEAELQRSAIKISTAHEIYMKLVNMFSRAPRVIQYEAASAFFDLNIKEGQKVSPHVLKLIEHVETLKSHKVEIPDELVIDRILHSLSKIKAYVQFRVNFNMQDKKVSLDELHKMLVQAERDMGLSVSTTKDVLNVNQKSKRTFKKSGKKGKKRSPNRNSAKTYEASTSKPKYSAPSGDKCHYCCGVGHWKRNCSKYLGDIKAGKVTPVGPPPSKDKGKEKQV